The following coding sequences lie in one Ignavibacteria bacterium genomic window:
- the atpE gene encoding ATP synthase F0 subunit C — protein sequence MNFDFAYLAAGFGAALTVIGGALGIGKLAGAAMEASGRQPEAAGDIRTSMIIAAALIEGISLFALVICILLALK from the coding sequence ATGAATTTCGATTTCGCATATTTGGCAGCCGGTTTCGGTGCAGCTTTAACAGTTATTGGCGGTGCTTTGGGTATTGGTAAATTAGCTGGCGCAGCAATGGAAGCAAGCGGAAGGCAGCCCGAAGCTGCAGGAGACATCAGAACTTCAATGATCATTGCTGCGGCTCTCATTGAGGGTATTTCGCTGTTCGCACTGGTTATTTGTATTTTATTGGCTTTGAAATGA
- a CDS encoding F0F1 ATP synthase subunit alpha, with translation MAEVRPDEVSAILRKQLAGFDNEVDVYDVGTVLQIGDGIARVYGLSKVMASELIEFPHDVFGMVLNLEEDSVGCVLFGDYSLVKEGDTVRRTKRVASFPVGEAMLGRVINPLGLPIDGKGPVHTEQFLPIERKALGVIARAPVKQPLQTGITAVDAMIPIGRGQRELIIGDRQTGKTIIAVDTIINQKYTHTEDAKKIGVKPVYCIYVAIGQKSSTIAQVVAKLHEHGAMDYTAVIVASASESAPLQFIAPYSGATLGEFFRDSGRDALVIYDDLSKQAAAYREVSLLLRRPPGREAFPGDVFYLHSRLLERASKLNDELGGGSLTALPVIETQQGDVSAYIPTNVISITDGQIYLEPNLFNAGVRPAINVGISVSRVGGNAQVKAMRKVSGSLKLDLAQYRELEAFAKFGSDLDKATQRTLSKGARLVELLKQGQYNPIPVEKQIVSVFAGTNDYLESIPVEDVKRFEKELLEFIELKYVDILDTIRVERELKETTIAKLKSAIEEFLPKFKASEK, from the coding sequence ATGGCAGAAGTTAGACCTGATGAAGTATCTGCAATTTTGAGAAAACAGCTGGCCGGCTTCGACAACGAAGTGGATGTTTATGACGTCGGTACCGTCCTTCAGATCGGTGATGGTATTGCACGCGTTTACGGTTTGTCTAAGGTTATGGCTAGCGAGCTTATAGAGTTTCCGCATGATGTTTTTGGTATGGTGCTTAACCTCGAGGAAGATAGCGTCGGATGCGTCCTTTTTGGTGATTACTCCCTCGTAAAGGAAGGCGATACAGTTAGAAGAACCAAACGTGTTGCCTCCTTCCCTGTTGGTGAAGCAATGCTTGGAAGGGTAATCAATCCTCTCGGACTGCCTATTGATGGAAAAGGTCCTGTTCACACCGAGCAGTTCCTTCCCATTGAAAGAAAAGCTCTTGGCGTTATTGCCCGCGCCCCTGTTAAACAGCCTCTGCAGACAGGTATTACGGCCGTGGATGCTATGATTCCAATCGGACGCGGACAAAGAGAGCTTATCATTGGCGACCGCCAGACCGGTAAAACAATTATTGCAGTTGATACTATTATTAATCAAAAGTATACACATACCGAAGATGCCAAAAAGATCGGTGTTAAACCAGTTTACTGTATTTATGTTGCAATCGGGCAGAAGTCTTCTACAATTGCACAGGTTGTAGCCAAGCTCCATGAACACGGCGCTATGGATTATACAGCTGTTATCGTGGCTTCTGCTTCAGAATCTGCCCCCCTGCAGTTTATTGCTCCATATTCCGGAGCTACTTTGGGGGAATTCTTCAGAGACTCAGGCCGCGACGCCTTGGTTATTTATGACGATCTCTCGAAGCAGGCTGCGGCTTACCGCGAAGTTTCGCTGCTGCTAAGAAGACCCCCGGGACGTGAAGCCTTTCCGGGCGACGTATTCTACCTGCATTCAAGATTGCTTGAACGCGCTTCAAAATTAAACGACGAACTTGGCGGCGGCAGCCTTACGGCTCTGCCTGTCATTGAAACTCAGCAGGGCGACGTTTCGGCTTATATCCCTACAAACGTTATCTCAATTACAGACGGCCAGATCTACCTGGAGCCTAACCTCTTTAACGCTGGCGTCAGACCCGCTATTAACGTCGGTATAAGCGTTTCACGTGTGGGCGGTAACGCGCAGGTTAAGGCAATGAGAAAGGTCTCCGGATCTCTGAAACTCGACCTTGCTCAGTACAGGGAGCTAGAGGCTTTTGCCAAGTTCGGTAGCGACCTCGATAAGGCTACCCAGCGCACACTGTCAAAAGGTGCCCGCCTGGTCGAACTCTTGAAACAGGGGCAGTATAACCCTATCCCTGTCGAAAAACAGATCGTCAGCGTCTTTGCAGGCACAAACGACTACCTGGAATCTATACCGGTCGAGGACGTAAAACGCTTTGAAAAGGAACTTCTGGAGTTCATTGAATTGAAGTATGTCGACATTCTGGATACTATCAGGGTCGAAAGGGAACTCAAGGAAACAACAATCGCTAAACTGAAAAGTGCTATTGAAGAGTTCTTGCCTAAATTCAAGGCTTCTGAAAAATAA
- the atpF gene encoding F0F1 ATP synthase subunit B: MFVKLNIALIALLETEEGKPSLLAVNPGLIFWTVITFIILLVLLKKVAWKPILGILEERENFIKDSLDKAEKARLEGERLLAENKEAMARTEEEAQKVIAQGREFAEKLKEQILSDSKAEAKKMLDAATAEIKRKNDEAFESLKGQVALIAIQAAEKLLRENLDKEKQMHLVDRFINDLPKN, encoded by the coding sequence ATGTTTGTTAAGCTGAATATAGCTTTGATTGCGTTGCTTGAGACTGAAGAAGGGAAGCCAAGTTTGCTTGCTGTGAATCCGGGACTTATCTTTTGGACGGTTATTACTTTCATAATACTGCTAGTCTTGTTAAAGAAAGTTGCCTGGAAGCCAATACTCGGGATTCTGGAGGAAAGAGAAAATTTCATTAAGGATTCCCTCGACAAGGCTGAGAAAGCCCGTCTGGAAGGCGAAAGGCTTTTAGCTGAGAACAAAGAAGCCATGGCCAGAACCGAGGAAGAGGCTCAGAAAGTTATCGCTCAGGGCAGGGAATTTGCTGAAAAACTAAAAGAACAGATTCTTTCAGACAGCAAAGCTGAAGCAAAAAAAATGCTCGATGCCGCAACTGCCGAGATCAAACGCAAAAACGATGAGGCTTTCGAGTCGTTAAAAGGCCAGGTTGCCCTGATTGCTATTCAGGCGGCAGAGAAACTCCTTAGGGAAAACCTCGATAAGGAAAAGCAAATGCATCTGGTTGATAGATTTATTAATGATTTACCGAAAAACTGA
- a CDS encoding F0F1 ATP synthase subunit delta, with translation MSNFNISTRYANALMQLASEKDLFEQISSDMESVFNTIRQSREFKVMLTSPVIKTYDKEQVLLKVFENNISHDSLNFLLFIVRKNRENLLFDMIRRFLDLRDKKLGIVNAEVTSASEFSDEQKSKLTIKLEEYTRKKVRLSLQINRNLLGGFIVKIEDTVLDASLYHQLELLKEQFMKGDSSLN, from the coding sequence ATGAGCAATTTTAACATTTCCACTAGATACGCTAACGCTCTGATGCAGCTTGCTTCAGAGAAGGATCTCTTTGAGCAGATATCCTCTGACATGGAATCGGTTTTTAATACCATCAGGCAGTCACGAGAGTTTAAGGTGATGCTTACCAGCCCGGTGATTAAAACCTACGACAAGGAGCAGGTGCTTCTGAAGGTGTTTGAAAATAATATCAGCCACGATTCACTGAATTTTCTGCTCTTTATTGTGAGGAAAAACAGGGAAAATCTGCTTTTTGACATGATCAGGCGATTTCTCGACTTAAGAGATAAAAAACTGGGAATTGTTAACGCTGAGGTTACCAGCGCATCGGAGTTCTCCGATGAACAGAAAAGTAAACTAACAATTAAACTTGAGGAATATACCCGTAAGAAAGTAAGACTTTCCTTGCAGATTAACAGGAACTTACTTGGGGGCTTTATCGTTAAAATCGAAGATACGGTTTTGGATGCCTCACTGTACCATCAGCTCGAACTGCTGAAGGAGCAGTTCATGAAGGGTGATTCCTCACTGAACTAA